One Bombus pyrosoma isolate SC7728 linkage group LG11, ASM1482585v1, whole genome shotgun sequence DNA segment encodes these proteins:
- the LOC122572782 gene encoding transcription factor SPT20 homolog isoform X1, which translates to MPRKENTKAKTWERDRRKRMNAYFKTLADLLPPHQEGRKRNKVDILIHASKYIKDLHSRTEELFSAHASEAHKEELARLKKLVTQLFSRTQLLSTLLRDAGISVPAEPALEKISPLKWSNKINVEDAEKYFSKTEEVTNNKVKNSERKREKSAELKVPSKKKSVTSSHSSSIKSVENSDISKDMNSSLENQENQVNSANSNDDNSEATSNASDIRSKEPEYCQTNTSCDVAVNCPVNSKTNDALQKVESQKKVKRKSKKKEEKKSLTQCINNSVTNLAPNTLILSGGKFMPLVTPMTSNIIVNTQQQPANPIILGNSQQNQMIVMQPLTNRVQNPVVSICNQAVINTVQKVTLKTVPSIRTKMVVDSQNWTSNVKNIINATKIGGHKGILPKGKEITETTMTYKVPIPAVHKEKAEKYKEHGSRKEMEVRLKANKSHGKGSKNQQPTETVEEKNEKEKVTKNVEDANSAQKTVLKRFASTEAGCVDEPSDKKRKADENREHNSAASTVSISKSDFSVTCKSIESLKHVIEKIGEETNEEQDKSNSLNDSEENTETNIECSVLLSTGGTNQEDISDSSKSAEVLTSDSVHCETKGGRDASVSHTSPPVTFSDEHLKSSNENVSVSPETDFNIPINSSLEKSSNNISCSDSKSTLTEVAKTVENPVAKKMKDVCNLDTEFDNLLQVAPKEPDVVEGTTTNLESNKIILNLDTNTTTTLKPETSTAVQTPDITTPSSSLLPANIVEDESKITKTSKDEVSKSSLSYNTENTFVPIGNRADGLHSDLSNDIFASLQVPSSSHNPESISPTAAFLMAFPLVSSLNGKTEVLEEEMKEDFKYHSQTPPMLLQIGAMEPNSFKLKASSPPHSTAEKRLKVTCEEKKTINRPVSETVSPNMMVECTTTAKVLPKVINDEPLREPYKIVVEKSATSSSFSNATMYSISNVSGTTSVINTSETGENCQSQLTTNLRNAIANTTNENVAVSQINTVSISNKPDPTNCPVQASTCDTNVRYSTSQDFLSSYSTIVENNLTTLQQNANSCTSSAIQETNPSGLTQNVVPDVSQAPPLVSHLTNTNTTTNTSSLPLQTMQMEYTSHMKDKESHSSRVAYGVHGKDPLVDSNIVTNNRLNYTGHIDRVLPTPSHNMQQEYSMRSKEATLPILSSQPIQTVYESQSKDSHVLTTEQNVHQNYTSVHEKDHIIQNSHNDYTIDQNKNLPRKDSYSTGSSNATTSNRNPSYPPKDPISNSSEDHFQRSYTKINKESDSSGTNAVNRDQKLNDVLRSKAQEPQGHRRDTNYNSAKKMDVDPFAQTFSYGVKESMSTQAEQSVLNQNTDNIYQSKRDETQNYSTYSNKDTKKINTSSSNNISNKPLIQNTPVTRYSQQPTSFVATSNYEQSTVTENHAKSTTTVAHNSSNFSILSWTTFSPVGGGNNNNLVQFEQGPSQTDNTEAKTICENYSYVPLHKENPNFSNVLTNDVFSVNSTMANMDKSRMKSGMETQKQSFVDPSKTRNIQTNVPPSSKQSRMQNQASSNNNDYNKFSTENKNKSKYGMESEYIQNEYSGMEQQSQQQQPHGPKNHQSMAAKQDKAVYPMSNYDSQVNFDLSEVSAQMKYPVETYTSSNFKYPDKSQQQSQNKYQPLVQGQVSSLQHDSGTYNNDGKHGQQQSTTKSKGNQQQHTIRAPVNWMMTPEIKHNANIADIILPPIGKELEFCQNNLFAQTPSYNQGTANQFYNNYDVAAHSFSNLPVLQSESKRTSEVFYSEEQPFPWSPTKTSIHVEQAQPVKGIDQHVVPSSLPTLVGDLDLGTNIPEKQNFLFGQIPSRVPSDQSKDSIKDKEGNVVGRDFHTVLNNQTVQHPTAGSSFLSVSQLVEHEKAEKSHQQHHQQHHHHHHHHHHHAHQHHHHQQQQQQQQQARKHQRKSNTSPRGNSKRQMDIRKQGSGNDQLHQRHEEQKSSGHTFPEQGYQQQQQQQQQKYQQNNVHWRNRNCKSNYTAEALIGTNSNVHDTNQDKHASIKFSTNYSQNKFQTSLPTADAVMPLNYFSNADDGSGYGQMVNQNFNSYTYSSNANIYPTSNFITSISNTPTSYMMPLHDNTDYMETNAFLLSNVTVTSTTTSSSSSTVTTSTSNVNTNVKNHQHYGKQQNCDKRPYPTNAKKAKRKAHDGTMQNLEFPLSGINSPLEDYHHSTTFLPPPPPPHASPLYQNHTQTNVYTKAVNGLPPPPPVAGPQGVPAVATAGFPMNPNMPRGGIVAGNHMTMSHHPSGTSLTNFNLSTIFPEMNDKITGYKPPNGIPSGLSQPPNQSATYAQRTNYTTNPLCHLPQVCLITKEFSIPCELKLNRSVVFRCRKKVNLVIAFLLLLLHLLLQ; encoded by the exons ATGCCTCGAAAAGAGAACAC CAAAGCGAAAACATGGGAGCGAGACAGAAGAAAACGTATGAACGCTTACTTCAAAACTCTGGCAGACCTTTTGCCCCCGCATCAGGAGGGTCGCAAACGCAACAAGGTGGACATCCTGATTCACGCATCGAAGTATATCAAAGACCTCCATAGCCGTACAGAAGAGTTGTTTTCTGCTCATGCCTCTGAAGCGCATA AGGAGGAATTGGCTCGTTTGAAAAAACTTGTAACTCAGCTTTTCTCTCGTACTCAACTATTATCTACTCTTCTACGAGATGCTGGTATCTCTGTGCCAGCAGAGCCAGCCCTTGAAAAGATATCTCCCCTGAAAtggtcgaataaaattaatgtagaGGATGCAGAAAAGTATTTCAGCAAAACGGAAGAAGTTACGAATAATAAAG TGAAGAATTCTGAACGCAAGAGGGAGAAGTCTGCAGAACTCAAAGTGCCTTCTAAGAAAAAATCAGTTACTTCTTCTCATTCGTCTAGTATTAAATCAGTCGAAAATAGCGATATTTCTAAGGATATGAATAGTTCCTTAGAGAATCAAGAGAATCAAGTAAATTCTGCAAACAGCAATGATGATAATTCAGAGGCTACAAGCAATGCATCAGATATAAGATCCAAAGAACCGGAATATTGTCAAACAAACACAA GTTGTGACGTAGCAGTCAATTGTCCAGTAAATAGCAAAACTAACGATG caTTACAAAAAGTAGAATCTcaaaaaaaggtaaaaaggaaatcgaagaaaaaggaggagaaaaaaTCATTGACgcaatgtataaataattctgtgACTAATTTGGCCCCGAACACCCTCATATTATCTGGTGGTAAATTTATGCCCTTGGTAACTCCAATGACGTCGAACATAATTGTAAATACTCAGCAACAGCCAGCGAATCCCATAATCCTCGGTAACAGTCAGCAAAATCAGATGATCGTGATGCAGCCTTTGACAAATCGTGTACAAAACCCAGTTGTTTCCATTTGCAATCAAGCTGTGATTAATACGGTTCAGAAAGTTACGCTCAAAACGGTCCCTAGTATTCGCACGAAAATGGTAGTGGATTCACAAAATTGGACATCCAATGTGAAGAACATAATCAATGCAACAAAGATAGGTGGCCATAAAGGCATTTTGCCTAAGGGTAAGGAGATTACGGAAACAACGATGACATATAAAGTTCCTATTCCGGCGGTTCATAAGGAAAAggcagaaaaatataaagaacatGGATCTAGGAAGGAGATGGAAGTTAGGTTAAAGGCCAACAAAAGTCATGGTAAGGGTTCTAAAAACCAACAGCCTACAGAAACCGTTGaagagaagaatgaaaaagagaaagtcacaaaaaatgttgaagaCGCAAATTCTGCGCAGAAAACTGTACTTAAACGTTTTGCAAGCACAGAAGCTGGATGTGTAGATGAACCTAGtgataaaaaacgaaaagcgGATGAAAACCGTGAACACAACTCAGCGGCGAGTACGGTATCTATATCGAAGTCGGATTTTTCTGTCACTTGTAAATCTattgaaagtttgaaacacGTTATAGAAAAGATAGGTGAAGAAACGAATGAAGAACAAGATAAAAGTAATTCGCTGAATGATTCTGAAGAAAATACGGAAACGAATATAGAATGTTCCGTTCTGTTAAGTACCGGTGGTACTAATCAGGAGGATATTTCTGACTCTTCAAAATCAGCGGAGGTTCTGACATCGGATAGCGTCCATTGTGAAACAAAAGGAGGTCGAGACGCATCGGTTTCGCATACATCTCCCCCAGTCACTTTCTCGGACGAACACTTAAAATCTTccaatgaaaatgtttcagTTTCACCTGAAACTGATTTCAACATTCCCATAAACAGTTCACTGGAAAAGTCAAGCAACAATATCAGTTGCTCTGATTCTAAATCAACTTTGACAGAAGTAGCAAAAACGGTTGAAAATCCTGTGGctaaaaagatgaaagatgTTTGTAATCTTGATACAGAATTTGACAATCTCTTACAGGTGGCACCAAAAGAGCCAGATGTTGTTGAGGGAACGACAACTAActtagaaagtaataaaattattctaaatctAGATACAAATACCACAACAACTTTGAAACCAGAAACAAGTACTGCAGTTCAAACTCCAGATATCACAACGCCGTCATCGTCATTGCTTCCGGCTAATATAGTGGAGGACGAATCCAAGATAACAAAAACATCAAAGGACGAAGTATCAAAATCGTCACTATCATATAACACGGAGAATACTTTTGTACCTATTGGTAATAGAGCCGATGGTCTCCATTCTGATCTTTCAAATGATATATTTGCATCTCTTCAAGTTCCTTCCAGCTCTCACAATCCAGAATCTATATCTCCTACAGCAGCATTTTTAATGGCTTTCCCATTAGTGTCTTCGCTAAATGGTAAAACAGAAGTCTTAGAGGAGGAAATGAAAGAGGATTTCAAATATCATAGTCAAACGCCACCCATGCTTCTACAGATCGGAGCAATGGAGCCTAACAGTTTTAAGCTAAAGGCATCATCACCACCTCATTCCACTGCAGAAAAACGCCTAAAAGTAACAtgtgaagaaaaaaagaccATAAATCGTCCCGTGAGCGAGACAGTGTCACCGAACATGATGGTGGAATGTACTACAACTGCGAAAGTCTTGCCAAAAGTTATAAACGACGAACCTCTCAGGGAACcttataaaattgttgtaGAAAAGTCTGCAACTTCTAGTTCTTTCTCCAATGCGACTATGTATTCtatttcaaatgtttcagGTACTACTTCAGTTATCAATACTTCAGAAACGGGAGAAAATTGTCAGAGCCAACTCACAACAAATTTGAGAAATGCAATCGCAAATACTACTAATGAAAATGTCGCTGTTTCTCAGATTAATACAGTCTCTATTTCAAATAAACCAGATCCAACTAATTGTCCTGTACAGGCATCAACCTGTGACACTAATGTTCGATATAGCACTTCTCAGGATTTTTTATCGAGTTACTCAACGATCGTCGAGAACAATTTGACCACGTTGCAACAGAATGCAAATTCTTGTACCAGTTCGGCGATTCAAGAAACGAATCCATCCGGTTTGACTCAAAATGTCGTACCAGACGTGTCCCAGGCACCACCTCTGGTTTCTCATTTGACTAATACTAACACAACAACAAATACTTCGTCCCTGCCTTTACAAACAATGCAAATGGAATATACTTCTCATATGAAGGACAAAGAATCTCATAGTTCCCGTGTTGCTTATGGGGTTCATGGCAAGGATCCTCTAGTAGATTCTAACATAGTTACCAATAATCGTTTGAACTATACTGGCCATATAGACAGAGTTCTTCCCACTCCTTCTCACAATATGCAGCAAGAGTATTCAATGCGATCTAAAGAAGCGACACTACCAATCCTCTCTTCACAACCCATACAGACTGTCTATGAATCACAGTCTAAAGATAGTCACGTTCTAACTACTGAACAAAATGTTCATCAGAATTACACTTCAGTTCACGAGAAAGATCATATTATTCAGAACTCTCACAATGATTACACCATTGATCAGAATAAAAATCTCCCTCGAAAGGATTCGTATTCGACAGGGAGTAGTAACGCAACTACGTCCAACAGGAATCCGAGTTACCCTCCGAAGGACCCGATATCAAACTCATCCGAGGATCATTTCCAACGCAGTTATACGAAGATAAACAAGGAGTCTGATTCTTCGGGCACCAATGCCGTGAATCGAGATCAAAAATTGAACGATGTTTTGAGATCAAAAGCTCAGGAACCACAAGGTCATAGACGTGATACTAATTATAATTCTGCAAAAAAGATGGATGTCGATCCGTTTGCTCAAACATTTTCCTATGGAGTGAAAGAATCTATGAGCACTCAGGCCGAGCAGAGTGTTCTTAATCAGAACACTGACAATATATATCAAAGTAAAAGGGACGAGACCCAAAATTATTCTACTTATTCTAACAAAGATACAAAGAAGATCAACACTAGttcttctaataatataaGCAACAAACCTCTCATTCAGAATACCCCTGTTACACGTTACTCGCAACAACCGACGTCGTTCGTGGCTACGTCCAACTATGAGCAGAGTACGGTTACTGAAAATCATGCAAAATCAACAACCACCGTTGCTCATAATTCCTCCAATTTTAGCATTTTGTCTTGGACGACTTTTTCTCCTGTAGGCGGagggaataataataatctggTACAATTTGAGCAGGGACCAAGTCAAACTGATAATACCGAGGCAAAAACGATATGTGAGAATTATAGCTATGTTCCCCTCCATAAAGAAAATCCAAATTTCTCCAACGTGTTGACGAACGATGTTTTTTCTGTGAATTCTACTATGGCTAATATGGACAAATCAAGAATGAAATCGGGAATGGAAACGCAAAAACAGTCCTTTGTGGATCCTTCTAAAACCAGGAATATTCAGACCAATGTTCCTCCATCTAGTAAGCAAAGTCGTATGCAAAATCAAGCTTCTTCCAACAACAATGATTACAACAAATTTAGCACGGAAAACAAAAACAAGTCTAAGTATGGAATGGAATCAGAGTATATTCAAAACGAATATTCCGGTATGGAGCAACAATCGCAACAGCAACAGCCGCATGGACCAAAGAATCATCAATCCATGGCAGCGAAGCAGGACAAGGCAGTCTATCCAATGTCTAACTATGACTCTCAAGTAAACTTTGATTTGTCCGAAGTTAGCGCGCAAATGAAGTACCCTGTTGAGACTTATACAAgttcgaatttcaaatatcctgACAAATCTCAGCAGCAAAGTCAGAATAAATATCAACCTTTGGTCCAAGGACAGGTCTCATCTCTTCAACATGACAGCGGTACTTACAACAACGATGGGAAACATGGACAGCAACAAAGTACAACAAAGTCGAAAGGAAATCAGCAACAACACACAATTAGAGCGCCTGTAAATTGGATGATGACCCCAGAGATTAAACATAATGCCAATATTGCCGATATTATTTTACCACCTATTGGAAAGGAGCTAGAATTTTGTCAGAACAATCTGTTTGCTCAAACACCATCCTACAATCAAGGAACAGCGAATCAATTTTACAACAATTACGATGTCGCGGCTCATAGCTTTTCTAATTTACCGGTCTTGCAGAGCGAGTCGAAAAGAACCTCAGAAGTGTTCTATTCCGAGGAACAACCATTCCCCTGGTCTCCCACGAAAACCAGCATTCATGTTGAACAAGCTCAACCAGTCAAGGGTATAGATCAGCATGTCGTACCCTCCAGTCTTCCAACGTTGGTCGGTGATCTTGATTTAGGTACCAATATACCCGAGAAACAGAATTTCTTATTTGGGCAAATACCTTCAAGAGTACCTTCTGATCAGAGTAAAGATTCCATCAAGGATAAAGAAGGAAATGTTGTGGGACGCGATTTTCATACTGTGTTGAATAATCAGACGGTCCAGCATCCAACAGCTGGATCCTCTTTCCTTTCAGTGAGTCAATTGGTGGAACACGAGAAAGCTGAAAAATCTCATCAGCAACACCATCAACAGCACCATcaccaccatcaccaccatcatcatcatGCTCATCAgcatcatcatcatcaacaacaacaacaacaacaacaacaggcGAGGAAGCATCAAAGGAAAAGCAATACTAGTCCTAGAGGAAACAGTAAAAGGCAGATGGATATCCGCAAACAAGGATCAGGTAATGATCAACTACATCAAAGACACGAGGAGCAGAAATCGTCCGGGCACACCTTTCCTGAACAAGGATAccaacagcaacagcagcaacaacagcaaaaGTATCAACAGAATAATGTTCATTGGAGGAACAGGAATTGTAAGAGCAATTACACAGCCGAGGCACTGATAGGGACTAATAGTAACGTACATGACACAAACCAAGACAAACACGCTTCGATTAAGTTCTCCACAAATTATTCGCAGAACAAGTTTCAAACAAGCCTGCCCACTGCAGATGCAGTCATGCCtcttaattatttctcaaATGCGGATGATGGAAGTGGTTACGGGCAAATGGTGAACCAGAACTTCAATTCGTATACATACTCTTCTAACGCTAATATTTATCCCACTTCGAATTTTATAACCAGTATATCAAACACACCTACCAGTTACATGATGCCATTGCACGATAACACTGACTATATGGAAACGAATGCCTTCTTGTTGTCAAATGTGACTGTTACCTCAACTACCACCTCTTCATCCTCGTCTACCGTGACAACCTCGACCTCAAACGTGAATACGAACGTAAAGAACCATCAGCACTATGGAAAGCAGCAAAATTGTGATAAAAGGCCATATCCTACGAACGCAAAGAAAGCAAAAAGGAAAGCTCACGATGGAACCATGCAGAACTTAGAGTTTCCTTTGTCTGGTATCAATTCACCCTTAGAGGATTATCATCACTCTACTACATTTTtaccgccgccaccgccgccacATGCTAGCCCCCTTTATCAGAATCACACACAGACAAATGTATATACCAAAGCAGTAAATGGCCTGCCACCGCCACCACCTGTTGCTGGTCCTCAGGGTGTACCTGCGGTAGCAACAGCTGGGTTCCCAATGAATCCAAACATGCCAAGAGGGGGCATCGTTGCTGGCAATCATATGACTATGAGCCATCATCCTTCTGGCACAAGTTTAACCAACTTCAATTTAAGTACCATTTTCCCAGAGATGAATGACAAA ATCACTGGATATAAACCACCAAACGGTATACCATCTGGCTTGTCGCAGCCGCCAAATCAGTCTGCAACTTATGCACAGAGGACTAATTATACAACGAATCCTCTCTGCCATTTACCACAGGTTTGTTTAATAACCAAAGAATTTAGTATTCCCTGTGAGTTAAAATTAAACAGGAGCGTTGTCTTCAGGTGTCGGAAGAAAGTCAATTTGGTAATAGcgttcctcctcctcctcctccacctcctcctgCAGTGA